The following coding sequences are from one Rutidosis leptorrhynchoides isolate AG116_Rl617_1_P2 unplaced genomic scaffold, CSIRO_AGI_Rlap_v1 contig87, whole genome shotgun sequence window:
- the LOC139885194 gene encoding caffeic acid 3-O-methyltransferase 1 — protein sequence MGSTTTGETQMTPSQVSDEEANLFAMQLASASVLPMVLKSAIELDLLEIMAKAGPGAFLSPSDIASHLPTTNPDAPIMLDRMLRLLASYSVLTCSLKDLPDGKVERLYGLAPVCKFLTKNEDGVSISALNLMNQDKVLMESWYYLKDAVLEGGIPFNKAHGMTSFDYHGKDLRFNKVFNKGMSDHSTITMKKILESYKGFEGLTSVVDVGGGTGAVLSMIISKYPSTKGINFDLPHVIEDAPSLPGVDHVGGDMFVSVPKGDAVFMKWICHDWSDEHCLKFLKNCYDALPENGKVIVAECILPVYPDTSLATKGVVHIDVIMLAHNPGGKERTQKEFEALAKGAGFQGFQVKCCAFNTYVMEFLKKA from the exons ATGGGTTCAACAACTACAGGCGAAACTCAGATGACACCAAGCCAAGTCTCCGACGAAGAAGCTAATCTCTTCGCCATGCAATTAGCAAGTGCCTCTGTCTTACCTATGGTCCTCAAATCAGCCATTGAGCTTGATTTGCTAGAGATCATGGCCAAGGCTGGTCCTGGCGCGTTTCTCTCACCTTCCGACATCGCGTCTCATCTTCCTACTACCAATCCTGACGCTCCGATCATGCTCGATCGGATGTTGCGATTACTTGCAAGCTACTCTGTACTTACATGCTCACTCAAGGATTTACCTGATGGCAAAGTTGAGAGATTGTACGGTCTTGCTCCTGTTTGCAAATTTCTTACCAAAAATGAAGATGGTGTCTCAATTTCTGCTCTTAATCTCATGAATCAAGATAAAGTTCTCATGGAAAGCTG GTACTATTTGAAAGATGCTGTGCTCGAAGGAGGAATTCCATTTAACAAAGCTCATGGGATGACATCATTTGATTACCATGGCAAAGATCTTAGATTCAACAAGGTTTTCAACAAGGGAATGTCTGATCACTCTACAATCACCATGAAGAAAATCCTGGAGAGCTACAAAGGATTCGAGGGCCTCACATCGGTAGTTGACGTTGGAGGTGGGACTGGAGCTGTTCTTAGCATGATCATCTCTAAATACCCTTCAACTAAGGGTATCAATTTCGATTTGCCTCATGTTATTGAAGATGCTCCATCTCTTCCCG GCGTGGACCATGTTGGAGGAGACATGTTTGTCAGTGTTCCAAAAGGTGATGCCGTGTTCATGAAG TGGATCTGTCATGATTGGAGCGACGAGCATTGCTTGAAGTTTTTGAAGAACTGCTATGATGCACTACCAGAAAATGGGAAAGTGATTGTTGCTGAATGCATTCTTCCAGTATACCCAGACACAAGCCTAGCGACGAAAGGTGTTGTACACATAGACGTGATCATGTTGGCACATAACCCAGGTGGGAAAGAACGAACCCAGAAAGAATTCGAGGCCTTGGCCAAGGGTGCTGGATTCCAAGGCTTCCAAGTCAAGTGTTGTGCTTTCAATACATATGTCATGGAATTTCTCAAGAAggcctaa